The following proteins are encoded in a genomic region of Natronorubrum halophilum:
- a CDS encoding CehA/McbA family metallohydrolase, which translates to MTNRTEYAAIDPGPQTLRIDPHVHTAASFDGTTTPTELVDAARRAGLDGIAVTDHDTIDGAREVARLAPADLLVIVGCEVSTADGHLLALGVDAAPEPGRPLPRTARTVRDAGGIAVVAHPFQRSRHGARGAAIDGVDGVEVYNAHAVTNVRNRQADRFVIRRDYPRFGGSDAHRPANVGRAATDVRLPADAVSSPDATPATETVLEAMRAGRTDPVGDRTTAWQYMTKVVGNARRKTPSLSLF; encoded by the coding sequence ATGACGAACCGGACCGAATACGCCGCGATCGATCCAGGGCCGCAAACGCTCCGAATCGACCCCCACGTGCACACCGCGGCGTCCTTTGACGGGACGACGACGCCGACGGAACTGGTCGACGCGGCCCGCCGCGCCGGCCTCGATGGAATCGCCGTCACCGACCACGATACGATCGACGGCGCCCGTGAGGTCGCGCGACTGGCGCCCGCTGATCTCCTCGTCATCGTCGGCTGCGAGGTCTCGACCGCCGACGGCCACCTGCTCGCGCTCGGCGTCGACGCCGCGCCGGAACCCGGCCGCCCGCTCCCCCGGACGGCCCGAACGGTGCGAGACGCCGGCGGGATCGCAGTCGTCGCCCACCCGTTCCAGCGCTCGCGCCACGGGGCCCGCGGGGCCGCGATCGACGGCGTCGACGGCGTCGAGGTCTACAACGCCCACGCCGTCACGAACGTCCGCAACCGACAGGCCGACCGGTTCGTGATCCGCCGCGACTACCCCCGGTTCGGCGGCAGTGACGCCCACCGTCCGGCGAACGTCGGCCGCGCCGCTACCGACGTTCGACTCCCTGCCGACGCCGTTTCGTCCCCGGATGCTACGCCCGCGACCGAGACGGTCCTCGAGGCGATGCGCGCCGGTCGAACCGACCCCGTCGGAGATCGGACGACGGCCTGGCAGTACATGACCAAGGTCGTCGGCAACGCCCGGCGGAAGACGCCGTCGCTTTCGCTGTTCTGA
- a CDS encoding PAS domain S-box protein produces MKSTGESNCDTAHPSRIRVLHVDDEPEFADRTAAALERERDAFDTITATTARDGLELLEETRIDCIVSEYDMPEMDGLAFLERVQCGDEATPFILFTGSGSEALASEAITAGVTDYFQKGDGASQYPVLANRIVNAVETTRTRRQRNHQLRAIETAQEGISLLDADGTFSYMNRSYADCFGYEPSALIGEHWDVLYTNEEAATVHEEVLPTVMDEGYWRGETVGLRADGTQIIVDHTLSTTDHGELICTVRDVTDRKDRERDLERYETIIEALGDPVYTVDSDGRCAFVNDAYAEMTGYTKAELIGKPVSFLLDESSAGRGTDVVRELLSSETTATQQTYEITVVTKDGTRIQCEDNVSLLPLEDGQYRGVAGVVRNITERKDRERELEQYETILRTIPDEVYMLDADGYVTNVVPPTGSELTTTGYRPAELRGEHVSVILSDDDIARGEVEIRRLLKRDDREKASFEMTPITRDGDRVPNENHIALLPTDDGTFRGTVGVLRDITDRKERERELKRQNERLESFASIVSHDLRNPLNVAQGQLELAREEHDESRLRTVSKAHERMQRLIDDILRIAREDDPVTETEPIDLAAFARSCWQHVETEDATLNAETDAVVQADRSRFERLVENLIRNAVEHSSTSHSVADTPEDAVENSVTGLESQSHSGVVQGNERDGVTLTVGSLPGRAGFYVEDDGPGIPPEDRDAVFETGYSTTTDGTGFGLSIVERIADAHGWTVTVVNGDSGGARFEFRDVEVRR; encoded by the coding sequence ATGAAATCGACGGGCGAATCGAACTGCGATACCGCCCATCCGAGCCGAATACGCGTGTTACACGTCGACGACGAGCCCGAGTTTGCGGACCGAACTGCTGCGGCGCTCGAGCGAGAACGCGACGCGTTCGATACGATCACTGCGACCACCGCACGCGACGGGCTGGAGTTACTCGAAGAGACGCGGATCGACTGTATCGTCTCGGAGTACGACATGCCCGAGATGGACGGACTGGCATTTCTGGAACGAGTCCAGTGCGGGGACGAAGCAACGCCCTTTATTCTGTTTACGGGTTCGGGGTCCGAAGCCCTCGCCAGCGAAGCGATTACGGCGGGCGTGACGGACTACTTTCAGAAAGGAGACGGTGCCAGTCAGTATCCGGTTCTCGCGAACAGAATCGTCAACGCGGTCGAAACGACCCGAACCCGGCGGCAGCGAAACCACCAGCTACGCGCCATCGAAACCGCACAGGAGGGGATCAGTCTGCTCGATGCGGACGGGACGTTCAGCTATATGAACCGGTCGTACGCCGACTGCTTCGGATACGAACCGTCGGCCCTGATCGGCGAACACTGGGACGTACTCTATACCAACGAGGAGGCGGCGACCGTTCACGAGGAGGTTCTCCCCACGGTGATGGACGAGGGCTACTGGCGCGGTGAGACGGTCGGTCTCCGAGCGGACGGCACGCAAATCATCGTCGATCACACGCTCTCGACGACCGATCACGGCGAACTCATCTGCACCGTTCGGGACGTAACCGACCGCAAGGATCGCGAGCGGGACCTAGAACGGTACGAGACTATCATCGAGGCCCTCGGCGATCCAGTCTACACGGTCGATTCGGACGGCCGCTGTGCGTTCGTCAACGACGCCTACGCGGAGATGACCGGCTACACGAAGGCCGAACTCATCGGCAAGCCAGTCTCGTTCCTGCTGGACGAATCGTCCGCCGGACGCGGAACGGACGTCGTTCGAGAGCTCTTATCCAGCGAGACGACAGCGACCCAGCAGACCTACGAGATCACCGTCGTCACGAAAGACGGAACCCGAATCCAGTGTGAAGACAACGTCTCGTTGCTTCCGCTCGAGGACGGGCAGTACCGCGGCGTCGCCGGCGTCGTTCGGAACATCACGGAGCGAAAGGATCGCGAACGCGAACTCGAGCAGTACGAGACGATTCTCAGGACGATCCCCGACGAAGTGTACATGCTCGATGCGGACGGCTACGTGACGAACGTCGTTCCGCCGACCGGTTCCGAACTGACGACGACGGGGTATCGGCCGGCGGAACTCCGCGGCGAACACGTCTCGGTCATACTGAGCGACGACGACATCGCCAGAGGCGAGGTGGAGATCCGGCGACTGTTGAAACGCGACGACCGCGAGAAGGCGTCGTTCGAGATGACTCCCATCACGAGAGACGGCGATCGCGTTCCGAACGAAAACCACATCGCCTTGCTTCCGACGGACGACGGAACGTTCCGCGGCACCGTGGGCGTCCTTCGAGATATCACCGATCGAAAGGAGCGCGAACGCGAACTAAAACGCCAGAACGAACGGCTTGAGTCGTTCGCCAGTATCGTGAGCCACGACCTCCGGAACCCGTTGAACGTGGCACAGGGCCAACTCGAGCTGGCTCGAGAGGAGCACGACGAATCCCGTCTCAGGACCGTTTCGAAGGCACACGAGCGCATGCAGCGGCTGATCGATGACATCCTACGGATTGCACGCGAGGACGACCCGGTAACGGAGACCGAACCGATCGACCTTGCGGCGTTCGCTCGCTCCTGTTGGCAACACGTCGAGACCGAGGATGCGACGCTCAACGCGGAAACGGACGCCGTCGTTCAGGCCGATCGGTCCAGGTTCGAACGACTCGTAGAAAATCTGATTCGGAACGCCGTCGAGCATAGCTCGACGAGCCATTCGGTCGCCGACACTCCCGAAGACGCCGTCGAAAACAGTGTTACGGGCCTCGAGTCGCAATCTCACAGCGGTGTCGTACAGGGGAACGAGCGCGACGGCGTTACCCTCACCGTCGGTTCGCTCCCGGGACGGGCGGGATTCTACGTCGAGGACGACGGGCCGGGTATCCCGCCCGAGGACCGCGACGCGGTGTTCGAAACCGGCTACTCGACGACGACCGACGGCACCGGCTTCGGGCTCTCCATCGTCGAACGGATCGCCGATGCCCACGGGTGGACGGTGACCGTAGTCAACGGAGACTCCGGCGGCGCGCGGTTCGAGTTCCGCGACGTCGAGGTCCGTCGCTGA
- the carB gene encoding carbamoyl-phosphate synthase large subunit, whose protein sequence is MSTDHQGESDTGDGRTILLIGSGPIQIGQAAEFDYSGAQACRALQEEGARVVLVNSNPATIMTDPEMADEVYIEPITTEAIAEIIRKEQPDGVIAGLGGQTGLNVTAELAEEGVLEQYDVEIMGTPLDTIYATEDRDLFRKRMEKIGQPVPRSTTISLEEGESVTELSDEDIRERVEAAVEKVGGLPVIARTTYTLGGSGSGVVEEMDELLARVRKGLRLSRNSEVLITESIAGWVEYEYEVMRDADDSCIIICNMENIDPMGIHTGESTVVTPSQIVPDEGHQEMRTAALDVIRELGIQGGCNIQFAWHDDGTPGGEYRVVEVNPRVSRSSALASKATGYPIARVTAKVALGKRLHEITNEITGETTAAFEPAIDYVVTKVPRWPKDKFEDVDFELTTAMKSTGEAMAIGRTFEESLLKALRSSEYEPDVDWADVSDEELEEHYLERPSPDRPYAMFEAFERGYTAAAVQELTGVFEWYVERYERIADSTLAAQEGDFTEAAIAGHTNTSIAATAGTDVGTVEEAVPGRTYKQVDTCAGEFEAETPYYYSARKPEFESGPLIGDAASGELEVDRDLESVIVVGGGPIRIGQGVEFDYCSVHAVQALREMGVDAHVVNNNPETVSTDYDTSDGLFFEPITAEEVADVAEATGADGVMVQFGGQTSVNIGEPLKDEITRRGLECSVMGTSVEAMDLAEDRDRFNALMDELGIAQPEGGTAFSKTEALELAHDIGYPVLVRPSYVLGGRAMEVVYDDEELEKYIEEAVRVSPEKPILVDDFLEDAVELDVDAVSDGEDVLIGGIMEHVEAAGVHSGDSACMIPPRSLDDDTLTRVREVTEDIADALDTVGLLNVQLAVRGVSGRSPDGSSDSDESDAGEVYVLEANPRSSRTVPFISKATGVPIAKIAAKVMAGTTLADLDIDEQIPEQTSIKEVVLPFDRLPGSDPRLGPEMKSTGEVMGSADTFGKAYDKAQDATGKPIPESGTAIIDLSADEFPDPETDEGDALVDGFTDHFNLCEEVDLPQAVREGKVDLIVSRDRSLLEVAVEEEITYFSTPASAAAALEALEAEDEPIDVQAITGRPKRSAEWGRSD, encoded by the coding sequence ATGAGCACGGACCATCAGGGCGAGAGCGACACAGGGGATGGACGCACGATCCTGTTGATCGGGAGCGGACCGATCCAGATCGGGCAGGCCGCCGAGTTCGACTACTCCGGCGCACAGGCCTGCCGGGCGCTACAGGAGGAGGGCGCTCGCGTCGTGCTCGTCAACTCGAACCCGGCGACGATCATGACCGATCCGGAGATGGCTGACGAGGTTTACATCGAGCCGATCACGACCGAGGCCATCGCCGAGATCATCCGGAAGGAACAGCCCGACGGCGTTATCGCCGGTCTCGGCGGCCAGACCGGACTGAACGTCACCGCCGAACTAGCAGAAGAAGGCGTACTCGAGCAGTACGACGTCGAGATCATGGGGACGCCCCTGGATACGATCTACGCGACCGAAGACCGCGACCTCTTCCGCAAGCGGATGGAGAAGATCGGGCAGCCCGTTCCTCGATCGACGACGATCTCGCTCGAGGAGGGCGAGTCGGTCACGGAACTCAGCGACGAGGACATCCGCGAGCGCGTCGAGGCCGCCGTCGAGAAGGTCGGCGGCTTGCCGGTCATCGCCCGAACGACCTACACGCTCGGCGGCTCCGGCTCGGGCGTCGTCGAGGAGATGGACGAACTCCTCGCTCGCGTCCGCAAAGGGCTTCGCCTCTCGCGCAACAGCGAGGTCCTCATCACCGAATCGATCGCCGGCTGGGTCGAGTACGAGTACGAGGTCATGCGCGACGCCGACGACTCCTGTATCATCATCTGTAACATGGAGAACATCGACCCGATGGGTATCCACACCGGGGAGTCGACGGTCGTCACGCCCTCCCAGATCGTCCCCGACGAGGGCCACCAGGAGATGCGTACGGCCGCGCTCGACGTCATCCGCGAACTCGGCATTCAGGGCGGCTGTAACATCCAGTTCGCCTGGCACGACGACGGCACCCCCGGCGGCGAATACAGGGTCGTTGAGGTCAACCCGCGCGTCTCTCGTTCCTCCGCGCTCGCCTCCAAGGCGACGGGGTACCCGATCGCTCGCGTGACCGCGAAGGTCGCACTCGGCAAGCGTCTCCACGAGATCACGAACGAGATCACCGGCGAGACGACGGCCGCGTTCGAGCCCGCGATCGACTACGTGGTTACCAAAGTTCCGCGCTGGCCCAAGGACAAGTTCGAAGACGTCGATTTCGAGCTGACGACGGCGATGAAATCGACCGGCGAGGCGATGGCCATCGGCCGCACCTTCGAGGAGTCACTCCTGAAGGCGCTTCGCTCGTCGGAGTACGAACCCGACGTCGACTGGGCCGACGTCTCCGACGAGGAACTCGAGGAGCACTACCTCGAGCGCCCCTCCCCCGACCGTCCCTACGCGATGTTCGAGGCCTTCGAACGCGGCTACACCGCCGCGGCGGTCCAGGAGCTTACGGGCGTCTTCGAGTGGTACGTCGAGCGCTACGAGCGCATCGCCGACTCGACGCTGGCCGCACAGGAGGGCGACTTCACCGAGGCCGCGATTGCCGGCCACACCAACACCTCCATCGCCGCGACGGCGGGAACCGACGTCGGCACCGTCGAGGAAGCCGTTCCCGGACGGACGTACAAGCAAGTTGACACCTGCGCCGGCGAGTTCGAGGCGGAAACGCCGTACTACTACTCCGCGCGCAAGCCGGAGTTCGAGTCCGGCCCGCTCATCGGCGACGCCGCCTCCGGCGAACTCGAGGTCGATCGCGACCTCGAGAGCGTGATCGTCGTCGGCGGCGGCCCGATCCGTATCGGGCAGGGCGTCGAGTTCGACTACTGTTCGGTCCACGCCGTGCAGGCGCTGCGCGAAATGGGGGTCGACGCTCACGTCGTCAACAACAACCCCGAGACGGTTTCGACGGACTACGACACCTCCGATGGGCTGTTCTTCGAGCCGATTACGGCCGAGGAGGTCGCCGACGTCGCCGAGGCGACCGGTGCCGACGGCGTGATGGTCCAGTTCGGCGGCCAGACGTCGGTCAACATCGGCGAACCGCTGAAGGACGAGATCACCCGTCGCGGCCTCGAATGTTCGGTCATGGGAACCAGCGTCGAAGCGATGGACTTGGCGGAGGACCGCGACCGCTTCAACGCCCTGATGGACGAACTGGGGATCGCCCAGCCCGAGGGCGGGACCGCCTTCTCCAAGACGGAGGCGCTCGAACTCGCTCACGACATCGGCTACCCCGTCCTCGTCCGTCCCTCCTACGTGCTGGGTGGCCGCGCGATGGAGGTCGTCTACGACGACGAGGAACTCGAGAAGTACATCGAGGAAGCCGTCCGCGTGAGCCCGGAGAAACCGATTCTCGTCGACGACTTCCTCGAGGACGCGGTCGAACTCGACGTCGACGCCGTTTCCGACGGCGAGGACGTCCTGATCGGCGGCATCATGGAACACGTCGAGGCCGCCGGAGTCCACTCCGGCGACTCGGCCTGTATGATCCCACCGCGCTCGCTCGACGACGACACGCTGACTCGCGTCCGCGAGGTGACCGAGGACATCGCCGACGCGCTCGACACCGTCGGCCTGCTGAACGTCCAGCTTGCAGTGCGCGGCGTCTCCGGGCGTAGCCCGGATGGCTCGTCGGACTCGGATGAGTCCGACGCTGGCGAAGTGTACGTTCTCGAGGCGAACCCGCGCTCCTCGCGTACCGTCCCGTTCATCTCGAAGGCGACCGGCGTGCCGATCGCCAAGATCGCCGCGAAGGTCATGGCCGGCACCACGCTCGCCGACCTCGATATCGACGAGCAGATCCCCGAACAGACGTCGATCAAGGAGGTCGTCCTGCCGTTCGACCGCCTGCCGGGCTCGGACCCGCGTCTCGGCCCGGAGATGAAATCCACCGGCGAGGTCATGGGTAGCGCCGACACCTTCGGCAAGGCCTACGACAAGGCTCAGGACGCGACGGGCAAGCCGATTCCCGAGTCGGGAACTGCCATCATCGACCTCTCGGCCGACGAGTTCCCCGATCCGGAAACCGACGAAGGCGACGCGCTCGTCGACGGCTTCACCGACCACTTCAACCTCTGCGAGGAAGTCGATCTTCCCCAGGCCGTCCGCGAAGGCAAAGTCGATCTCATCGTCTCGCGGGATCGCAGCCTGCTCGAGGTCGCCGTCGAGGAGGAGATAACCTACTTCTCGACGCCCGCCAGCGCCGCGGCCGCGCTCGAGGCGCTCGAAGCCGAGGACGAACCGATCGACGTCCAGGCGATCACCGGACGCCCGAAGCGCTCCGCCGAGTGGGGCCGCTCGGACTGA
- a CDS encoding DUF5518 domain-containing protein, with protein sequence MAPLRALRDGLTDDSLRVAILVGLATVPFTLALSWISAPDDVATVGGTVSGEALLLAGLIVGYYYSDRETESRRAGIWTGLAGSIAVVLLYVTHTITTIGSHSSRWTAVIVVLTPVALVIGVGLTVLVTMVAAQLAGWVTTRLDRDRRVSGPAGGDDRTGPASKYWKAVAAYVLVAPPVLGYVLLELGESDVGFLLSALGMLFLVPLSIVAFVALFIDATAPRERGTGWLPSVWVYVGGPLGVYVGVYSVATLWGVGYPPGYAIYSFFGALWLASAVYLVNRHRYFDAGGSASGQPG encoded by the coding sequence ATGGCTCCACTTCGAGCCCTCCGGGACGGACTGACCGACGACTCGTTGCGGGTTGCGATTCTCGTCGGACTCGCCACGGTTCCGTTCACGCTCGCCCTCTCGTGGATATCGGCGCCGGACGATGTCGCCACCGTCGGCGGCACCGTTTCGGGTGAAGCCCTCCTGTTGGCGGGGCTGATCGTCGGCTACTACTACAGCGACCGAGAGACGGAGAGCCGCCGTGCCGGGATCTGGACCGGTCTCGCCGGTTCGATCGCGGTAGTACTTCTGTACGTCACTCACACGATCACGACGATCGGTTCGCACTCGTCGCGATGGACCGCAGTCATCGTCGTCTTGACGCCGGTCGCCCTCGTGATCGGCGTCGGACTCACCGTTCTGGTCACGATGGTCGCCGCACAGCTCGCGGGCTGGGTGACGACGAGACTCGATCGAGACCGGCGCGTGTCCGGCCCTGCGGGCGGCGACGACCGAACCGGTCCCGCCTCGAAATACTGGAAGGCCGTCGCCGCGTACGTCCTCGTAGCCCCGCCGGTGTTGGGATACGTGCTGTTGGAATTGGGAGAAAGCGATGTCGGATTCCTCCTTTCTGCGCTGGGGATGCTATTTCTCGTCCCCCTTTCGATCGTTGCGTTCGTCGCGCTCTTCATCGACGCGACTGCTCCCCGGGAACGCGGAACCGGTTGGCTCCCGAGCGTATGGGTGTACGTCGGCGGTCCGCTCGGCGTGTACGTGGGCGTCTATTCGGTGGCGACGCTCTGGGGAGTGGGATATCCACCCGGATACGCCATCTACAGCTTCTTC
- a CDS encoding metal-dependent hydrolase, which yields MMALTHGFMALAAAVFLLPVFGEYAGPALLAAAFLGGLAPDADLVARHRKTLHFPVWFSVATLALSSLAALTGSGTLLVLTVAVWAAALHSISDVLGGSAECEPWNPVTENGVYNHVLGRWHRPRRYVRYSGAPEDFLVCLAFAAVAIDSGLTGPAVDRALLVLVAFAGVYALCRKRLAEIGTVAGSLVPRKLRAILPAVRVEETETDGTTVDIRFGR from the coding sequence ATGATGGCGCTCACCCACGGGTTCATGGCCCTCGCGGCCGCCGTTTTTCTCTTACCGGTTTTCGGCGAGTACGCCGGGCCGGCCCTCCTTGCGGCCGCGTTCCTCGGCGGCCTCGCGCCCGACGCCGATCTGGTGGCGCGCCACCGGAAGACGCTGCACTTTCCGGTCTGGTTCTCGGTCGCGACGCTCGCGCTCTCGAGTCTCGCTGCCCTGACGGGGTCGGGCACGCTTCTGGTGCTGACCGTCGCTGTCTGGGCCGCCGCCCTCCACTCGATTTCGGACGTCCTCGGCGGCAGCGCCGAGTGTGAGCCGTGGAATCCCGTGACCGAAAACGGCGTCTACAACCACGTTCTCGGGCGCTGGCACCGACCGCGCCGGTACGTCCGCTACTCGGGCGCGCCGGAGGACTTCCTCGTCTGTCTCGCCTTCGCGGCCGTCGCGATCGACTCCGGACTGACCGGACCGGCCGTCGACCGCGCGCTGCTCGTGCTCGTGGCGTTCGCCGGCGTCTACGCGCTCTGTCGGAAACGACTTGCGGAGATCGGCACGGTGGCCGGTAGTCTCGTTCCGAGGAAACTGCGCGCGATCCTCCCTGCGGTCCGCGTCGAGGAGACCGAGACCGACGGGACGACGGTCGACATTCGGTTCGGACGGTGA
- a CDS encoding ABC transporter ATP-binding protein, whose translation MSSVDAAAIETESLTKRYGETTAVDGLTMDVDRGTVYGFLGPNGAGKTTTMRMLTTLTKPTSGTARVAGHSIADREDVTPHIGYLPEEPPIYDELTGREQLEYAAGLRDLPEAESRDRIESMLERFDLLEDADRRIEGYSKGMRQKVGVIQAVLHEPAVAFLDEPTSGLDPRAARTMRETIADLADQKMTIFLSTHILPVVDELADEIGVLHDGKLVAQGEPEALKSRAETGEARSLEEAFLEVTQETPEEETGRSAEASPK comes from the coding sequence ATGAGCTCTGTCGATGCAGCCGCCATCGAAACCGAGTCCCTCACGAAACGGTACGGGGAGACGACCGCCGTCGACGGATTGACGATGGACGTCGACCGTGGAACGGTCTACGGCTTCCTCGGCCCGAACGGCGCGGGGAAGACGACGACGATGCGGATGCTGACGACGCTTACCAAGCCGACGTCGGGAACGGCGCGCGTCGCCGGCCACTCGATCGCCGACCGCGAGGACGTCACGCCCCACATCGGGTACCTGCCCGAAGAGCCGCCGATCTACGACGAACTCACCGGCCGCGAGCAACTCGAGTACGCCGCCGGTCTGCGGGATCTGCCCGAGGCCGAGTCGCGCGACCGGATCGAGTCCATGCTCGAGCGATTCGACCTGCTCGAGGACGCCGACAGGCGCATCGAAGGCTACTCCAAGGGGATGCGCCAGAAGGTCGGCGTCATCCAGGCGGTGTTGCACGAACCCGCCGTCGCCTTCCTCGACGAACCCACGAGCGGGCTCGACCCTCGCGCCGCTCGGACGATGCGCGAGACGATCGCCGACCTCGCGGATCAGAAGATGACGATCTTCCTCTCGACGCACATCCTCCCCGTCGTCGACGAACTGGCCGACGAAATCGGCGTCCTTCACGACGGCAAACTCGTCGCTCAGGGGGAGCCCGAAGCGTTGAAATCCCGCGCCGAGACCGGCGAAGCCCGCAGTCTCGAGGAGGCGTTCCTCGAGGTGACCCAGGAGACGCCAGAGGAGGAAACGGGCCGTTCGGCGGAGGCGTCGCCGAAGTAG
- a CDS encoding DUF5815 family protein encodes MAEPRVPGSGGDRSLELPCGTTLDPHEIDLGMREYTCSCGEDHAVVTDVHPPSRFFPESLVAVLQETIETDDEFGEFGTPHLMGVVLEEFPEKVVSYDASNDGAVGYAMLWVTDFDARRLHEIIVELVVELMDHAISHAEDDDAVTDFESQMLEFDVGEFVEQYRRQRDFESEHDRAL; translated from the coding sequence ATGGCAGAGCCCCGCGTACCGGGTTCCGGCGGCGATCGGAGCCTCGAACTTCCCTGTGGGACGACGCTCGATCCACACGAGATCGACCTCGGCATGCGCGAGTACACCTGTAGCTGTGGTGAGGATCACGCCGTCGTCACCGACGTTCACCCGCCCTCCCGGTTTTTCCCCGAGTCGCTCGTCGCCGTCCTCCAGGAGACGATCGAGACCGACGACGAGTTCGGCGAGTTCGGCACGCCCCACCTGATGGGCGTCGTGCTCGAGGAGTTTCCCGAGAAGGTCGTCAGCTACGACGCCAGCAACGACGGTGCCGTCGGCTACGCGATGCTGTGGGTGACCGACTTCGACGCCCGCCGTCTCCACGAGATCATCGTCGAACTCGTCGTCGAACTCATGGATCACGCGATCAGCCACGCCGAGGACGACGACGCCGTCACCGACTTCGAGTCGCAGATGCTCGAGTTCGACGTGGGCGAGTTCGTCGAGCAGTACCGTCGCCAGCGCGACTTCGAGAGCGAACACGACCGCGCCCTCTAA
- a CDS encoding CDP-alcohol phosphatidyltransferase family protein, which translates to MTNELREAIRGVRNRLDLADRRVGTSAERTNVLEQLTGADYISLGALFVGWASALLFVGGEPNWALLAMFGAFLLDKADGWYARRTGTSSPFGRQVDSFIDIFAYLVPAVLLYHFVLAPHVFASLVVGFLVLAFGGLRLVRHNEEGFGSDGGASYYHGTTVVHTNLLVVANYFVAALVGSWNGWIAGLLVAAACPLMVSDYKAYKTDGTHLLAGLAAVAAVGLALGLEFGYL; encoded by the coding sequence ATGACCAACGAACTGCGAGAGGCGATACGGGGCGTCAGGAACCGACTGGATCTCGCCGATCGACGGGTCGGGACGTCGGCCGAACGAACGAACGTGCTCGAACAGTTGACGGGCGCCGACTACATCAGCCTCGGGGCGCTGTTCGTCGGCTGGGCCAGCGCCCTACTGTTCGTCGGCGGCGAACCCAACTGGGCGCTGCTGGCCATGTTCGGCGCGTTCCTGCTGGACAAGGCCGACGGCTGGTACGCCCGCCGCACGGGGACGTCGTCGCCGTTCGGCCGGCAGGTAGACTCGTTCATCGACATCTTCGCTTACCTGGTGCCGGCGGTACTTCTCTATCACTTCGTCCTCGCGCCGCACGTATTCGCTAGCCTCGTCGTCGGCTTCCTCGTGCTCGCCTTCGGCGGTCTGCGACTGGTCCGGCACAACGAGGAAGGATTCGGCTCCGACGGCGGCGCCAGTTACTACCACGGGACGACGGTCGTCCACACGAACCTCCTCGTGGTCGCGAACTACTTCGTCGCCGCTCTCGTCGGGTCGTGGAACGGCTGGATCGCGGGATTGCTCGTCGCCGCCGCCTGCCCGCTGATGGTCTCGGACTACAAGGCCTACAAGACCGACGGCACCCACCTTCTCGCCGGCCTCGCCGCGGTCGCGGCCGTCGGCCTGGCACTGGGCCTCGAGTTCGGTTACCTATGA
- a CDS encoding GNAT family N-acetyltransferase has product MPRLWRLTRNRYGRAVYDALARRGITATEMIEYVADLEDAPAADGGSQRSAYAVETCDPSTVTALDAPIKELQSDELVVAALEDDRPRGYLFCSVDAAHEIHPLERELRFEGVYIRRVFVDPDHRNRGIATALVGETCRLARKRGEERATALVALDNSPSRALFERHGFDPNRRRRYVRVGPFSHRSVRPT; this is encoded by the coding sequence ATGCCACGGCTGTGGCGGCTGACACGGAATCGGTACGGTCGCGCCGTCTACGACGCGCTCGCACGGCGCGGAATCACGGCGACGGAGATGATCGAGTACGTCGCCGACCTCGAGGACGCGCCGGCCGCCGACGGCGGGAGCCAGCGCAGTGCATACGCGGTCGAGACCTGCGATCCGTCGACGGTCACAGCGCTTGACGCGCCAATCAAAGAACTCCAGTCGGACGAACTCGTCGTCGCCGCGCTCGAGGACGACCGTCCCCGTGGTTACCTGTTTTGCTCCGTCGACGCGGCCCACGAGATCCATCCCCTCGAGCGGGAGTTGCGCTTCGAGGGGGTGTACATCAGGCGCGTCTTCGTCGACCCCGACCACCGCAACCGCGGCATCGCGACGGCGCTGGTCGGCGAGACCTGCCGACTGGCCCGGAAACGGGGGGAAGAACGCGCGACGGCGCTGGTCGCGCTCGACAACAGCCCCTCGCGAGCCCTGTTCGAACGCCACGGATTCGACCCGAATCGCCGCCGCCGCTACGTCAGGGTCGGTCCGTTCTCCCATCGATCGGTTCGACCGACCTGA